One part of the Paramormyrops kingsleyae isolate MSU_618 chromosome 2, PKINGS_0.4, whole genome shotgun sequence genome encodes these proteins:
- the LOC111857552 gene encoding uncharacterized protein isoform X1 — MYHDPQIFELPTEKDGFPKVKFENSPSGHHRERKNYKPVSKCKKNWGLNGTCTTPKNMGNVPGQTWDSDSHLRASHQPASVEHNLSGSEESHFHAKEGFAVTGQALPFDQMASNFMEMHLDDCPGGGSIAPVLVLTRPQMKDADDSEAYTQQIFAYLEDMDFTIEKARNDYSYYGRVCIDTQEFSHVVEIYGYPPMFNRDDMLDAFIDFREEGLTIKRVDNTHALGIFSSESAALRALSIRHPLLKVRKLSKGTNKSRAKAVSCAEFIQSMREGPHKGTAEPEGQSC, encoded by the exons atgtaccATGATCCACAAATATTTGA GTTACCCACAGAGAAGGATGGTTTTCCAAAAGTAAAATTTGAAAATTCGCcctcaggccatcacagggAGAGGAAAAACTACAAGCCTGTATCGAAATGTAAGAAAAACTGGGGATTAAATGGAACTTGCACAACACCCAAAAACATGGGAAATGTGCCTGGCCAGACCTGGGACAGCGACAGCCATTTACGTGCCTCGCATCAGCCTGCTTCAGTGGAACACAACTTGAGTGGATCAGAAGAATCGCACTTCCACGCAAAAGAAGGATTTGCTGTAACTGGCCAGGCTCTACCATTTGATCAGATGGCTTCTAACTTTATGGAAATGCATTTGGATGACTGTCCAGGAGGTGGCAGTATTGCTCCAGTTCTGGTTTTAACTAGGCCACAGATGAAAGATGCAGATGATTCTGAAGCTTACACCCAACAG ATATTCGCATACCTGGAGGACATGGATTTTACCATTGAGAAGGCCAGGAATGACTACTCGTACTATGGGAGAGTGTGTATCGACACCCAAGAATTCTCTCATGTTGTTGAAATATACGGTTACCCTCCAATGTTTAATAGAGATGACATGCTTGATGCCTTCATCGACTTCAG AGAGGAAGGTCTGACGATAAAGCGGGTTGATAACACTCACGCCCTTGGCATTTTCTCCAGCGAGTCAGCAG CACTCAGAGCCCTATCAATCCGCCATCCACTGCTGAAAGTCCGGAAGTTGTCAAAAGGCACCAATAAATCAAGAGCCAAAGCAGTGAGCTGTGCAG AGTTTATCCAGAGTATGAGAGAGGGACCTCACAAAGGCACTGCTGAACCTGAAGGACAGAGTTGCTAG
- the LOC111857552 gene encoding coiled-coil domain-containing protein R3HCC1L-like isoform X2 produces the protein MGNVPGQTWDSDSHLRASHQPASVEHNLSGSEESHFHAKEGFAVTGQALPFDQMASNFMEMHLDDCPGGGSIAPVLVLTRPQMKDADDSEAYTQQIFAYLEDMDFTIEKARNDYSYYGRVCIDTQEFSHVVEIYGYPPMFNRDDMLDAFIDFREEGLTIKRVDNTHALGIFSSESAALRALSIRHPLLKVRKLSKGTNKSRAKAVSCAEFIQSMREGPHKGTAEPEGQSC, from the exons ATGGGAAATGTGCCTGGCCAGACCTGGGACAGCGACAGCCATTTACGTGCCTCGCATCAGCCTGCTTCAGTGGAACACAACTTGAGTGGATCAGAAGAATCGCACTTCCACGCAAAAGAAGGATTTGCTGTAACTGGCCAGGCTCTACCATTTGATCAGATGGCTTCTAACTTTATGGAAATGCATTTGGATGACTGTCCAGGAGGTGGCAGTATTGCTCCAGTTCTGGTTTTAACTAGGCCACAGATGAAAGATGCAGATGATTCTGAAGCTTACACCCAACAG ATATTCGCATACCTGGAGGACATGGATTTTACCATTGAGAAGGCCAGGAATGACTACTCGTACTATGGGAGAGTGTGTATCGACACCCAAGAATTCTCTCATGTTGTTGAAATATACGGTTACCCTCCAATGTTTAATAGAGATGACATGCTTGATGCCTTCATCGACTTCAG AGAGGAAGGTCTGACGATAAAGCGGGTTGATAACACTCACGCCCTTGGCATTTTCTCCAGCGAGTCAGCAG CACTCAGAGCCCTATCAATCCGCCATCCACTGCTGAAAGTCCGGAAGTTGTCAAAAGGCACCAATAAATCAAGAGCCAAAGCAGTGAGCTGTGCAG AGTTTATCCAGAGTATGAGAGAGGGACCTCACAAAGGCACTGCTGAACCTGAAGGACAGAGTTGCTAG